A single window of Candidatus Rhabdochlamydia oedothoracis DNA harbors:
- a CDS encoding transposase: MHFAAALCLTGMKIFTEEYKTVDADAMLDFFKKLEKQTEARIIHVILDNARSNKNKKLEEFLMSSRIKVHYLPPYSPNLNPIER, encoded by the coding sequence TTGCATTTTGCTGCAGCTCTTTGCCTGACAGGAATGAAGATTTTTACAGAGGAATATAAAACAGTTGATGCCGATGCAATGCTCGATTTTTTCAAGAAGCTAGAAAAACAGACAGAGGCTCGAATTATTCATGTAATTTTGGATAATGCGAGATCAAACAAAAATAAGAAACTAGAAGAGTTTCTGATGTCTTCTAGGATTAAAGTGCACTATCTCCCTCCTTATTCACCGAATTTGAATCCTATTGAACGCTAA